In one Nicotiana tomentosiformis chromosome 6, ASM39032v3, whole genome shotgun sequence genomic region, the following are encoded:
- the LOC138894623 gene encoding uncharacterized protein, whose translation MSALPGNWEGQSTARPSLFNGQYYSWWKNRMRDHIIGENYELWDIVTDGPLVTLKINAKGVEVPKTRLNCTAKDLKKWEKNAKAKKWLFCGLSPDEYSRIQSCTTANQIWDTLQVAHEGTPQVKRSRGTLLYSQYENFAMK comes from the coding sequence atgagtgcactacctggaaactgggaagggcaatccactgctagacCATCACTCTTTAAcggccagtactactcttggtggaaaaataggatgagagatcacattataggagagaattatgagctatgggacattgtcactgaTGGTCCACTGGTTACCTTAAAGATAAATGCTAAAGGAGTAGAGGTGCCAAAGACAAGATTGAATTGCACTGCTAAAGACTTGAAGAAATGGgaaaagaatgctaaagccaagaaatggcttttTTGTGGACTTAGTCCAGATGAGTACAgcagaatccaaagttgtaccactgctaaccaaatttgggacacattgcaagtggctcatgaaggaacacctcaggtgaagagatccagaggaactctactatattctcaatatgagaactttgctatgaagTAA
- the LOC104092426 gene encoding pentatricopeptide repeat-containing protein At1g63330-like isoform X2 — MENYYLKGVQLSSLWSFLRELKRKYIGASSVVLMEDSDSCSNGENESSMENEAVVVPLRRMYSCRGRKLSSVVTRICKSLSWEVAKEIPFRKAMRKYGFSRSINAFNMIIHIFAFARMHMEVHALLKDIVFYFQKAGFDLYNIFHLFTLHTPYSATTLVFVADVLIKVFAANKMLDCAIDVVKQARKFGHQPSIYSCNFLLKCLVEANMKEHLLNLFEEMKSFGPLPNVRTYTILINFYCKIYQGIEEAEKIFEEMQKRQISPSAVTYSTYIDGLCRVGEADFALDFIRDLRDNNKSLNCYCYNAIICRFCATGEVNKALSIFDEMKSFGIIPDIHSYSILIDGFCKSQNVEKAIKLIEEMKANNIKPTVVTYSSLLNGFCKIGAMEIAIKMFYELENSGYKYDQTAYSILINGFCAQGNVTSAYKLLVEMINNNLAPDDSHYKRLIRGFCQMDSSNKMEYLSMTVQEGNLPDTITCNFIVNWYCTEGSVTEALQLIDRIVNQGITSNKYCYNAVINRLCKDGKPEKALEVIPIMLKRNALHVASCNTLIDGFAKQSNLKKAYMLHEKMQKLGINPNIITWTILVNILCMTGQVGKANELLRDMIMMGLNPDTISYTSMIAGFCKNGYVNEAFKLFKKMPHMPSVVTYNCLIDGCCKVNRVDKALMLYRRMQKLGVTPDIITCTILIKGLCKRSKVEKAYKLFREMRLNPDKVAYTSMIDGLCKMRYVSEAFELFMEMPAKMPSVITYTCLIDGFCKEGRMDKAKMLLDEMRRQNVSPDVKTYNIMIYGYKRRGQLDLAYDMFWEMIDEGILPDDVIFKTLRAETDTMMPK; from the exons ATGGAGAACTATTATTTGAAGGGTGTTCAACTCAGTAGCCTCTGGAGTTTCCTTAGAGAGCTGAAAAG AAAGTATATTGGTGCTTCTTCAGTTGTATTGATGGAAGATTCTGATTCTTGTTCAAATGGTGAAAATGAAAGCAGTATGGAAAATGAAGCAGTAGTTGTTCCACTAAGAAGAATGTATAGTTGCAGAGGGCGAAAGCTGTCTTCAGTTGTTACAAGAATATGCAAGTCTTTGAGTTGGGAAGTTGCAAAAGAGATTCCTTTTAGAAAAGCTATGAGGAAATATGGCTTTTCTCGTTCCATAAATGCCTTTAATATGATTATACATATTTTCGCGTTCGCAAGGATGCATATGGAAGTCCATGCCTTGCTTAAAGACATTGTTTTCTACTTTCAGAAGGCTGGTTTTGACTTGTATAACATATTCCATCTTTTTACTCTGCACACACCATATAGTGCAACAACTTTGGTTTTCGTGGCTGATGTACTTATCAAGGTGTTTGCTGCGAATAAAATGCTTGATTGTGCAATTGATGTTGTTAAACAGGCAAGGAAATTTGGGCATCAACCAAGTATTTATTCATGTAACTTTCTACTGAAATGCTTGGTAGAAGCAAATATGAAGGAGCATCTTCTAAATCTATTTGAAGAAATGAAAAGCTTTGGGCCATTGCCTAATGTAAGGACCTACACAATCCTGATTAACTTTTACTGCAAAATCTATCAAGGGATAGAAGAAGCCGAAAAGATTTTTGAAGAAATGCAGAAAAGACAGATCAGTCCTTCTGCTGTTACATATAGTACATACATTGATGGACTTTGTAGAGTTGGAGAGGCTGATTTTGCTCTGGACTTCATTCGGGATCTGAGAGATAATAACAAGTCACTGAATTGTTACTGCTACAATGCTATTATTTGCAGATTTTGTGCTACAGGTGAAGTAAATAAAGCTTTAAGCATTTTTGACGAAATGAAGAGTTTTGGAATTATACCAGATATTCATAGCTATAGCATTCTGATCGATGGATTCTGCAAAAGCCAGAACGTCGAGAAAGCTATAAAGTTAATTGAGGAGATGAAAGCTAATAACATAAAGCCTACCGTAGTCACTTATAGCTCACTTCTTAATGGATTCTGCAAAATTGGAGCGATGGAAATAGCTATTAAAATGTTTTATGAGCTTGAGAATTCTGGATACAAATATGATCAGACTGCTTACAGTATCTTAATAAATGGATTTTGTGCTCAAGGAAATGTCACTTCAGCCTATAAGCTACTGGTGGAGATGATCAACAATAATTTGGCTCCGGATGATTCACATTATAAGCGATTAATTCGTGGTTTCTGCCAGATGGACTCCTCTAATAAAATGGAGTATTTAAGTATGACGGTACAAGAAGGTAACTTGCCTGATACCATTACCTGCAATTTCATTGTCAATTGGTACTGTACTGAAGGGAGTGTGACAGAAGCTTTGCAACTGATTGATAGAATAGTGAATCAAGGCATCACATCAAATAAGTATTGCTATAATGCAGTCATTAACAGGCTGTGCAAAGATGGAAAACCAGAAAAGGCTTTGGAAGTAATTCCAATAATGCTTAAGAGGAACGCATTGCATGTTGCAAGCTGTAACACTCTTATTGATGGTTTTGCTAAACAGTCCAATTTAAAAAAGGCTTATATGTTGCATGAGAAAATGCAAAAACTTGGGATTAATCCTAACATCATCACGTGGACAATTCTTGTGAACATATTATGCATGACAGGACAAGTGGGAAAAGCCAATGAACTTCTTAGGGATATGATTATGATGGGATTGAATCCTGATACTATCTCTTACACCTCCATGATAGCTGGCTTTTGTAAAAATGGATATGTGAATGAGGCCTTCAAATTGTTCAAGAAAATGCCACATATGCCTTCTGTTGTTACTTATAATTGCCTCATTGATGGATGTTGCAAGGTAAATAGAGTGGATAAGGCTTTAATGCTGTATCGGAGAATGCAAAAACTTGGGGTTACTCCAGACATCATCACGTGCACAATTCTTATTAAAGGATTATGCAAGAGGAGCAAAGTGGAAAAAGCCTATAAACTTTTCAGGGAAATGAGACTGAATCCTGATAAGGTCGCTTACACCTCCATGATCGATGGCTTATGTAAAATGAGATATGTGAGTGAGGCTTTCGAATTGTTCATGGAAATGCCGGCGAAGATGCCTTCTGTTATTACATATACTTGCCTGATTGATGGATTTTGCAAGGAAGGCCGAATGGACAAGGCCAAAATGTTGCTAGATGAAATGCGAAGACAGAATGTCTCTCCTGATGTCAAAACTTATAACATAATGATTTATGGATACAAAAGACGTGGACAATTGGATCTAGCTTATGATATGTTTTGGGAGATGATAGACGAAGGTATCTTGCCCGATGATGTTATCTTCAAAACCCTTAGGGCTGAAACAGATACCATGATGCCAAAATAA
- the LOC138894622 gene encoding uncharacterized protein produces MLAHTVVAGKEQIKKINKQLRASQEVEPQKSEDSFKSATEGEETVSSEIEQVKSGPKVTSEVTSEESEGAQGDMRGMGQGVAESSPTHVGQIEEIGAMEGRTEELAEKEESVKERSGSREDVEGYKPKKKRSLGVRVPGTSRQIKKRKVASSIPVETPPTRRRVTRSQKKQSEAELEKALGESKRKATAKGKKNVVETVEAVEIDEMDLGLQDEER; encoded by the exons ATGTTAGCTCACACAGTTGTTGCTGgaaaagaacaaatcaagaaaatcaatAAGCAGTTGAGGGCAAGTCAGGAAGTTGAACCCCAAAAATCTGAAGACTCATTCAAATCTgcaactgagggggaagaaactgtTTCATCTGAAATAGAGCAGGTAAAATCTGGTCCTAAAGTTACATCTGAAGTAACTTCTGAG GAGAGTGAGGGAGCTCAAGGTGATATGAGAGGAATGGGACAAGGAGTGGCTGAATCTTCACCCACCCATGTTGGTCAGATTGAAGAAATTGGAGCTATGGAAGGACGGACTGAGGAATTGGCTGAAAAAGAAGAAAGTGTGAAAGAAAGAAGTGGGTCTAGAGAAGATGTTGAGGG TTACAAACCTAAAAAGAAAAGGAGTTTAGGAGTTAGAGTCCCTGGTACTTCTAGGCAAATTAAGAAAAGAAAAGTTGCCTCGTCTATCCCTGTAGAGACTCCTCCTACAAGAAGAAGAGTTACAAGAagtcagaagaagcagagtgaggctgaACTGGAAAAGGCCTTaggagaaagtaagagaaaagctACTGCTAAGGGAAAGAAAAATGTGGTTGAGACTGTTGAGGCAGTTGAAATTGATGAGATGGACCTGGGTCTTCAGGATGAAGAGAGGTAG
- the LOC104092426 gene encoding pentatricopeptide repeat-containing protein At1g63330-like isoform X1 yields the protein MGFGLLPKNSSFNLIFKALDELGFFQRQIFYIKERIFCRKYIGASSVVLMEDSDSCSNGENESSMENEAVVVPLRRMYSCRGRKLSSVVTRICKSLSWEVAKEIPFRKAMRKYGFSRSINAFNMIIHIFAFARMHMEVHALLKDIVFYFQKAGFDLYNIFHLFTLHTPYSATTLVFVADVLIKVFAANKMLDCAIDVVKQARKFGHQPSIYSCNFLLKCLVEANMKEHLLNLFEEMKSFGPLPNVRTYTILINFYCKIYQGIEEAEKIFEEMQKRQISPSAVTYSTYIDGLCRVGEADFALDFIRDLRDNNKSLNCYCYNAIICRFCATGEVNKALSIFDEMKSFGIIPDIHSYSILIDGFCKSQNVEKAIKLIEEMKANNIKPTVVTYSSLLNGFCKIGAMEIAIKMFYELENSGYKYDQTAYSILINGFCAQGNVTSAYKLLVEMINNNLAPDDSHYKRLIRGFCQMDSSNKMEYLSMTVQEGNLPDTITCNFIVNWYCTEGSVTEALQLIDRIVNQGITSNKYCYNAVINRLCKDGKPEKALEVIPIMLKRNALHVASCNTLIDGFAKQSNLKKAYMLHEKMQKLGINPNIITWTILVNILCMTGQVGKANELLRDMIMMGLNPDTISYTSMIAGFCKNGYVNEAFKLFKKMPHMPSVVTYNCLIDGCCKVNRVDKALMLYRRMQKLGVTPDIITCTILIKGLCKRSKVEKAYKLFREMRLNPDKVAYTSMIDGLCKMRYVSEAFELFMEMPAKMPSVITYTCLIDGFCKEGRMDKAKMLLDEMRRQNVSPDVKTYNIMIYGYKRRGQLDLAYDMFWEMIDEGILPDDVIFKTLRAETDTMMPK from the coding sequence ATGGGTTTTGGGTTATTACCAAAAAATTCTTCTTTCAACCTGATATTTAAGGCTTTAGATGAATTGGGTTTTTTTCAAAGGCAGattttttatataaaagaaaGAATCTTTTGCAGAAAGTATATTGGTGCTTCTTCAGTTGTATTGATGGAAGATTCTGATTCTTGTTCAAATGGTGAAAATGAAAGCAGTATGGAAAATGAAGCAGTAGTTGTTCCACTAAGAAGAATGTATAGTTGCAGAGGGCGAAAGCTGTCTTCAGTTGTTACAAGAATATGCAAGTCTTTGAGTTGGGAAGTTGCAAAAGAGATTCCTTTTAGAAAAGCTATGAGGAAATATGGCTTTTCTCGTTCCATAAATGCCTTTAATATGATTATACATATTTTCGCGTTCGCAAGGATGCATATGGAAGTCCATGCCTTGCTTAAAGACATTGTTTTCTACTTTCAGAAGGCTGGTTTTGACTTGTATAACATATTCCATCTTTTTACTCTGCACACACCATATAGTGCAACAACTTTGGTTTTCGTGGCTGATGTACTTATCAAGGTGTTTGCTGCGAATAAAATGCTTGATTGTGCAATTGATGTTGTTAAACAGGCAAGGAAATTTGGGCATCAACCAAGTATTTATTCATGTAACTTTCTACTGAAATGCTTGGTAGAAGCAAATATGAAGGAGCATCTTCTAAATCTATTTGAAGAAATGAAAAGCTTTGGGCCATTGCCTAATGTAAGGACCTACACAATCCTGATTAACTTTTACTGCAAAATCTATCAAGGGATAGAAGAAGCCGAAAAGATTTTTGAAGAAATGCAGAAAAGACAGATCAGTCCTTCTGCTGTTACATATAGTACATACATTGATGGACTTTGTAGAGTTGGAGAGGCTGATTTTGCTCTGGACTTCATTCGGGATCTGAGAGATAATAACAAGTCACTGAATTGTTACTGCTACAATGCTATTATTTGCAGATTTTGTGCTACAGGTGAAGTAAATAAAGCTTTAAGCATTTTTGACGAAATGAAGAGTTTTGGAATTATACCAGATATTCATAGCTATAGCATTCTGATCGATGGATTCTGCAAAAGCCAGAACGTCGAGAAAGCTATAAAGTTAATTGAGGAGATGAAAGCTAATAACATAAAGCCTACCGTAGTCACTTATAGCTCACTTCTTAATGGATTCTGCAAAATTGGAGCGATGGAAATAGCTATTAAAATGTTTTATGAGCTTGAGAATTCTGGATACAAATATGATCAGACTGCTTACAGTATCTTAATAAATGGATTTTGTGCTCAAGGAAATGTCACTTCAGCCTATAAGCTACTGGTGGAGATGATCAACAATAATTTGGCTCCGGATGATTCACATTATAAGCGATTAATTCGTGGTTTCTGCCAGATGGACTCCTCTAATAAAATGGAGTATTTAAGTATGACGGTACAAGAAGGTAACTTGCCTGATACCATTACCTGCAATTTCATTGTCAATTGGTACTGTACTGAAGGGAGTGTGACAGAAGCTTTGCAACTGATTGATAGAATAGTGAATCAAGGCATCACATCAAATAAGTATTGCTATAATGCAGTCATTAACAGGCTGTGCAAAGATGGAAAACCAGAAAAGGCTTTGGAAGTAATTCCAATAATGCTTAAGAGGAACGCATTGCATGTTGCAAGCTGTAACACTCTTATTGATGGTTTTGCTAAACAGTCCAATTTAAAAAAGGCTTATATGTTGCATGAGAAAATGCAAAAACTTGGGATTAATCCTAACATCATCACGTGGACAATTCTTGTGAACATATTATGCATGACAGGACAAGTGGGAAAAGCCAATGAACTTCTTAGGGATATGATTATGATGGGATTGAATCCTGATACTATCTCTTACACCTCCATGATAGCTGGCTTTTGTAAAAATGGATATGTGAATGAGGCCTTCAAATTGTTCAAGAAAATGCCACATATGCCTTCTGTTGTTACTTATAATTGCCTCATTGATGGATGTTGCAAGGTAAATAGAGTGGATAAGGCTTTAATGCTGTATCGGAGAATGCAAAAACTTGGGGTTACTCCAGACATCATCACGTGCACAATTCTTATTAAAGGATTATGCAAGAGGAGCAAAGTGGAAAAAGCCTATAAACTTTTCAGGGAAATGAGACTGAATCCTGATAAGGTCGCTTACACCTCCATGATCGATGGCTTATGTAAAATGAGATATGTGAGTGAGGCTTTCGAATTGTTCATGGAAATGCCGGCGAAGATGCCTTCTGTTATTACATATACTTGCCTGATTGATGGATTTTGCAAGGAAGGCCGAATGGACAAGGCCAAAATGTTGCTAGATGAAATGCGAAGACAGAATGTCTCTCCTGATGTCAAAACTTATAACATAATGATTTATGGATACAAAAGACGTGGACAATTGGATCTAGCTTATGATATGTTTTGGGAGATGATAGACGAAGGTATCTTGCCCGATGATGTTATCTTCAAAACCCTTAGGGCTGAAACAGATACCATGATGCCAAAATAA